The Bubalus bubalis isolate 160015118507 breed Murrah chromosome 18, NDDB_SH_1, whole genome shotgun sequence genome contains a region encoding:
- the POLD1 gene encoding DNA polymerase delta catalytic subunit has translation MDGKRRPGPGPGVPPKRARGGLWDEDEAYRPSQFEEELALMEEMEAERRLQEQEEEELQSALEAADGQFSPTAIDARWLRPAPPPLDPQTEPLIFQQLEIDHYVAPARPLPGAPPPSQGSVPILRAFGVTDEGVSVCCHIHGFAPYFYTPAPPGFGPEHLSELQRELSAAISRDQRGGKELTGPAVLAVELCSRESMFGYHGHGPSPFLRITLALPRLMAPARRLLEQGIRLAGLGTPSFAPYEANVDFEIRFMVDTDIVGCNWLELPAGKYILRPEGKATLCQLEADVLWSDVISHPPEGEWQRIAPLRVLSFDIECAGRKGIFPEPERDPVIQICSLGLRWGEQEPFLRLALTLRPCAPILGAKVQSYEREEDLLQAWSTFIRIMDPDVITGYNIQNFDLPYLISRAQTLKVPGFPLLGRVIGLRSNIRDSSFQSRQTGRRDSKVVSMVGRVQMDMLQVLLREYKLRSYTLNAVSFHFLGEQKEDVQHSIITDLQNGNDQTRRRLAVYCLKDAFLPLRLLERLMVLVNAMEMARVTGVPLGYLLSRGQQVKVVSQLLRQAMRQGLLMPVVKTEGGEDYTGATVIEPLKGYYDVPIATLDFSSLYPSIMMAHNLCYTTLLRPGAAQKLGLTEDQFIKTPTGDEFVKASVRKGLLPQILENLLSARKRAKAELAKETDPLRRQVLDGRQLALKVSANSVYGFTGAQVGRLPCLEISQSVTGFGRQMIEKTKQLVETKYTVENGYSTSAKVVYGDTDSVMCRFGVSSVAEAMALGREAADWVSGHFPSPIRLEFEKVYFPYLLISKKRYAGLLFSSRPDAHDRMDCKGLEAVRRDNCPLVANLVTASLRRLLIDRDPSGAVAHAQDVISDLLCNRIDISQLVITKELTRAAADYAGKQAHVELAERMRKRDPGSAPSLGDRVPYVIISAAKGVAAYMKSEDPLFVLEHSLPIDTQYYLEQQLAKPLLRIFEPILGEGRAEAVLLRGDHTRCKTVLTGKVGGLLAFAKRRNCCIGCRTVLSHQGAVCKFCQPRESELYQKEVSHLSALEERFSRLWTQCQRCQGSLHEDVICTSRDCPIFYMRKKVRKDLEDQERLLRRFGPPGPEAW, from the exons ATGGATGGTAAGCGGCGACCAGGCCCGGGGCCTGGGGTGCCCCCAAAGCGGGCCCGTGGGGGCCTCTGGGATGAGGATGAGGCGTACCGGCCCTCGCAGTTCGAGGAGGAGCTGGCGCTGATGGAGGAAATGGAAGCAGAGCGCAGGctgcaggagcaggaggaggaggagctgcagTCGGCCCTGGAGGCGGCGGACG GGCAATTCTCCCCAACGGCCATAGATGCCCGCTGGCTTCGGCCTGCCCCGCCCCCCTTGGACCCCCAGACGGAGCCTCTCATCTTCCAGCAGTTGGAGATCGACCATTACGTGG CTCCAGCGCGGCCCCTGCCTGGGGCGCCCCCGCCATCCCAAGGCTCGGTTCCCATCCTCCGCGCCTTCGGGGTCACCGATGAGGGGGTCTCCGTCTGCTGCCACATCCACGGCTTTGCACCCTACTTCTACACCCCAGCGCCCCCGG GTTTTGGACCTGAGCACCTGAGCGAGCTGCAGCGGGAGCTGAGTGCAGCCATCAGCCGGGACCAGCGCGGGGGCAAGGAGCTCACCGGGCCGGCCGTGCTGGCGGTGGAGCTGTGCTCCCGGGAGA GCATGTTCGGGTACCATGGGCACGGCCCCTCCCCGTTTCTGCGTATCACTCTGGCACTGCCCCGCCTCATGGCACCTGCCCGCCGCCTCCTGGAGCAGGGCATCCGCCTGGCCGGCCTCGGCACCCCCAGCTTTGCGCCCTACGAGGCCAACGTTGACTTTGAGATCCG GTTCATGGTGGACACAGACATCGTGGGCTGCAACTGGCTGGAGCTCCCAGCCGGGAAATACATCCTGAGGCCGGAGGGGAAG GCCACTCTGTGTCAGCTGGAGGCCGACGTGCTGTGGTCAGACGTGATCAGCCACCCGCCGGAAGGAGAGTGGCAGCGAATCGCCCCTCTGCGCGTGCTCAGCTTCGACATCGAGTGCGCTGGCCGCAAAG GCATCTTCCCCGAGCCCGAGCGGGACCCCGTGATCCAGATCTGCTCACTGGGCCTGCGCTGGGGCGAGCAGGAACCCTTCCTGCGCCTGGCGCTCACCCTGCGGCCCTGCGCCCCCATCCTGGGCGCCAAGGTGCAGAGCTACGAGCGGGAGGAGGACCTGCTCCAG GCCTGGTCGACCTTCATCCGCATCATGGATCCCGACGTGATCACCGGCTACAATATCCAGAACTTTGACCTTCCCTACCTCATCTCCCGGGCCCAGACCCTCAAG GTGCCAGGCTTCCCCTTGCTGGGCCGTGTGATTGGCCTCCGCTCCAACATCCGGGACTCGTCCTTCCAGTCCAGGCAGACTGGCCGGCGGGACAGCAAAGTGGTCAGCATGGTGGGCCGCGTGCAGATGGACATGCTGCAG GTGCTGCTGCGGGAGTACAAGCTCCGGTCCTACACGCTCAATGCCGTGAGCTTCCACTTCCTGGGCGAGCAGAAGGAGGACGTGCAGCACAGCATCATCACAGACCTGCAG AACGGTAACGACCAGACGCGCCGCCGCCTGGCCGTGTACTGCCTCAAGGACGCCTTCCTGCCGCTGAGGCTGCTGGAGCGGCTCATGGTGCTGGTGAACGCCATGGAGATGGCGCGCGTCACCGGCGTGCCCCTTGGCTACCTGCTCAGCCGCGGCCAGCAGGTCAAGGTCGTGTCCCAGCTGCTGCGACAG GCCATGCGCCAGGGGCTGCTGATGCCCGTGGTGAAGACGGAGGGCGGTGAGGACTATACTGGGGCCACGGTCATCGAGCCACTGAAAGG GTACTACGACGTCCCCATCGCCACCTTGGACTTCTCCTCACTGTACCCGTCCATCATGATGGCCCACAACCTGTGCTACACCACGCTCCTGCGGCCCGGGGCCGCCCAGAAACTAGG CCTGACCGAGGATCAGTTCATCAAGACGCCCACGGGGGACGAGTTTGTGAAGGCATCGGTGCGGAAGGGGCTGCTCCCCCAGATCCTGGAAAACCTGCTCAGCGCCCGGAAGAG gGCCAAGGCCGAGCTGGCCAAGGAGACAGACCCCCTACGGCGGCAAGTGTTGGACGGGCGCCAGCTGGCGCTGAAAGTGAGTGCTAACTCTGTGTACGGCTTCACTGGCGCCCAGGTGGGCAGGCTCCCGTGCCTGGAAATCTCACAG AGTGTCACCGGGTTCGGGCGCCAGATGATTGAGAAGACAAAGCAGCTCGTGGAGACCAAGTACACGGTGGAAAACGGCTACAGCACCAGCGCCAAG GTGGTGTATGGTGACACAGACTCGGTCATGTGCCGCTTCGGCGTCTCCTCCGTGGCTGAGGCGATGGCTTTGGGACGGGAGGCTGCAGACTGGGTGTCCGGCCACTTCCCCTCGCCCATCCGGCTAGAGTTTGAGAAA GTCTACTTCCCCTACCTGCTCATCAGCAAGAAGCGTTACGCAGGCCTGCTCTTCTCCTCCCGGCCCGACGCccacgaccgcatggactgcaagGGCCTGGAGGCCGTGCGCAGGGACAactgccccctggtggccaaCCTCGTCACCGCCTCGCTGCGCCGCCTGCTCATCGACCG AGACCCCTCGGGTGCCGTGGCTCATGCACAGGACGTCATCTCCGATCTGCTGTGTAATCGCATTGACATCTCGCAGCTGGTCATTACCAAGGAGCTGACTCGCGCTGCAGCCGATTACGCGGGCAAGCAGGCCCACGTGGAGCTGGCCGAGAG GATGAGGAAGCGGGACCCCGGGAGCGCGCCCAGCCTGGGCGACCGCGTCCCCTACGTGATCATCAGCGCTGCCAAGGGCGTGGCCGCCTACATGAAGTCCGAG GACCCCCTGTTCGTACTGGAGCACAGCCTGCCCATCGACACGCAGTACTACCTGGAGCAGCAGCTCGCCAAGCCGCTCCTGCGCATCTTTGAGCCCATCCTGGGCGAGGGCCGTGCCGAGGCTGTGCTGCTGc GCGGGGACCACACTCGCTGCAAGACTGTGCTCACGGGCAAGGTGGGCGGCCTCCTGGCCTTCGCCAAACGCCGGAACTGCTGCATCGGCTGCCGCACTGTCCTCAGCCACCAGG GAGCCGTGTGCAAGTTCTGCCAGCCCCGGGAGTCAGAGCTGTACCAGAAGGAG GTGTCCCACCTGAGTGCCCTGGAGGAGCGCTTCTCACGCCTGTGGACGCAGTGCCAGCGCTGCCAGGGCAGCCTGCACGAGGACGTCATCTGCACCAG CCGGGACTGTCCCATCTTCTACATGCGCAAGAAGGTGCGGAAGGACCTGGAGGACCAGGAGCGGCTGCTGCGGCGCTTCGGGCCCCCCGGCCCAGAGGCTTGGTGA
- the SPIB gene encoding transcription factor Spi-B isoform X1 translates to MLTLEAAQLDGPHFSCLYPDGVFYDLDSCKHSSYPDSEGAPDLWSYGLSPAVPGASYETFDPAVATFGQPQGVQLCYGPSTYSPVGSLDPAPSLEAPGPGFPAYPTEDFPSQTLGPPAYAPYPSPVLSEEEDLLLDSPALEVSDSESDEVLVAGPEGRGSEAGARKKLRLYQFLLGLLTRGDMRECVWWVEPGAGVFQFSSKHKELLARRWGQQKGNRKRMTYQKLARALRNYAKTGEIRKVKRKLTYQFDSALLPAARRA, encoded by the exons ATGCTCACCCTAGAGGCTGCACA GCTTGACGGGCCACACTTCAGCTGTCTG TACCCGGATGGGGTCTTCTACGATCTGGACAGCTGCAAGCACTCCAGCTACCCCGACTCAGAGGGGGCGCCTG ACCTGTGGAGCTATGGCCTCAGTCCTGCCGTCCCAGGCGCCTCCTATGAAACCTTCGACCCGGCTGTGGCCACCTTCGGCCAACCCCAGGGTGTCCAGCTTTGCTACGGCCCCTCAACCTACAGCCCCGTGGGGAGCCTggacccagcccccagcctggagGCCCCGGGACCTGGCTTCCCGGCGTACCCCACGGAAGACTTCCCAAGCCAG ACCCTGGGCCCCCCGGCGTACGCCCCCTACCCCAGCCCTGTGCTCTCAGAGGAGGAGGACCTCCTGTTGGACAGTCCCGCCCTGGAGGTCTCAGACAGCGAGTCGGATGAGGTCCTCGTGGCTGGCCCGGAAGGCAGGGGATCCGAGGCAG GGGCCCGCAAGAAGCTGCGCCTGTACCAGTTCCTGCTGGGGCTGCTGACGCGCGGAGACATGCGCGAGTGCGTGTGGTGGGTGGAGCCGGGCGCCGGTGTCTTCCAATTCTCCTCGAAGCACAAGGAGCTCCTGGCGCGCCGCTGGGGCCAGCAGAAGGGCAACCGCAAGCGCATGACCTACCAGAAGCTGGCGCGCGCCCTGCGCAACTACGCCAAGACCGGCGAGATCCGCAAGGTCAAGCGCAAGCTCACCTACCAGTTTGACAGTGCGCTGCTGCCCGCCGCCCGCCGGGCCTGA
- the SPIB gene encoding transcription factor Spi-B isoform X2, protein MGSSTIWTAASTPATPTQRGRLTLGPPAYAPYPSPVLSEEEDLLLDSPALEVSDSESDEVLVAGPEGRGSEAGARKKLRLYQFLLGLLTRGDMRECVWWVEPGAGVFQFSSKHKELLARRWGQQKGNRKRMTYQKLARALRNYAKTGEIRKVKRKLTYQFDSALLPAARRA, encoded by the exons ATGGGGTCTTCTACGATCTGGACAGCTGCAAGCACTCCAGCTACCCCGACTCAGAGGGGGCGCCTG ACCCTGGGCCCCCCGGCGTACGCCCCCTACCCCAGCCCTGTGCTCTCAGAGGAGGAGGACCTCCTGTTGGACAGTCCCGCCCTGGAGGTCTCAGACAGCGAGTCGGATGAGGTCCTCGTGGCTGGCCCGGAAGGCAGGGGATCCGAGGCAG GGGCCCGCAAGAAGCTGCGCCTGTACCAGTTCCTGCTGGGGCTGCTGACGCGCGGAGACATGCGCGAGTGCGTGTGGTGGGTGGAGCCGGGCGCCGGTGTCTTCCAATTCTCCTCGAAGCACAAGGAGCTCCTGGCGCGCCGCTGGGGCCAGCAGAAGGGCAACCGCAAGCGCATGACCTACCAGAAGCTGGCGCGCGCCCTGCGCAACTACGCCAAGACCGGCGAGATCCGCAAGGTCAAGCGCAAGCTCACCTACCAGTTTGACAGTGCGCTGCTGCCCGCCGCCCGCCGGGCCTGA